The DNA sequence TGGGAGTGAATCTTCCTCAGAAGGCGGCTGGTTTCCTGATGAAGAAGGAGCTGGACTACTTTGCCATGGCCCTGGAGAAACCTCAGAGGCCCTTCCTGGCCATCCTGGGCGGGTGAGGACCGTCTCAGGGTTTTTAGAGGCtggacaggtcacatgacccctgCTGTGCGGTGCGACAGCAGTCCAAGCTTGAGAGGGTTCAGGAGAAGTGAGTGGTATCAGGGAGGTTCAGTTCAGTCCAGGCTCCAACGCATGCCTCCAGAAACAGAGCCTGAGAGCTGCTTACGTCATCTCAAGTGTCCCGCTGAGCAGAGACTGGACTACAGGACTGAGCCAAACCTCTGGTCCATAACACGACAATAGACACGACCTGGCAGAAGATCTGTGTTCCTTCACTTTAGATTCGCTCTTCTGAAGGTTTGCACATCAGATATTAAGTGGAAAACTTGATGTTAAAATGACAGTTCTCTCACGTGTGAGTCCAATTACCGCTGAATGATGCTCTTCTCTCCTGTATCTTTGTAGTATTGTAGTAGAAGTACTGTAGTAGCCACTGTATTCTGAAGCCCGCTGCAAATACATGGGTCATTTGGCTGTTTCCCACTCAGAAAACTAAAAAGTTATTCACCAAAATGGAGTTTAAATCAGTTACGAGGCTGTAGTTTGGTGCaacagggtcatgtgacctgtggaTGAGAGCCTGATGAAGACCAGAGCAGAGTCTGGCGTCTTCTACCTGATTCTTATCTGGACTCCTGCCGCAGAGCGAAGGTGAAGGACAAGATCCAGCTGATCAACAACATGCTGGACAAGGTGGACGAGATGATCATCGGCGGAGGGATGGCCTTCACCTTCCTGAAGGTCCTCAACAACATGGAGGTGAGCGCGTGGCTCCTGAAGTCAGCCCTGTTCAGAAGAAGAGAAAGGCTCTTGTGAAACGTGCTCCCGTCTCCTCACCAGGTCTAGAGATTAGCTCAGTATCTCCACAGTTCTCCTGCAGACTGTTTGTTCTCactgcaacaccagactgaAAGCTCAGAGTTAATCATTGCCTCCTTTGTCGTTTGCCTGCTGCGACCTCCTGCAGCACGATAACGGTCTGAAGCAACGTTTGTTGAAACAAAGCTTTTGCACAAGAGTTTCTCAACTCAGTCAGGGCCTCGCCGAAGATGTTTGGAGGAGTAGTGTGACCTTGTGcgtctcctcccctcctcagatcggcacctctctgtttgacGAGGAAGGCGCCGGCATCGTCAAGGACCTGATGGCTAAAGCCCAGAAGAACGGAGTCAAGATCACGCTGCCGGTCGACTTCGTCACCGCTGACAAGTTCGACGAGAAGGCCGCCACCGGCGCCGCCACGGTCGCCGCTGGAATCCCTGCGGGCTGGATGGTGAGGGCGGAGCTCACGTGTGGTCAGAAGACCGATGACTGACCGGCGCCGCCAACCCGCAGGGTTTGGACTGTGGACCCGAGAGCTCCAAGGCGTACGCCGAGGCGGTGGCCAGAGCCAAGCAGATCGTGTGGAACGGACCCGTCGGCGTGTTCGAGTGGGACAACTTCGCCAAAGGGACGAAGAACCTGATGGACAAGGTGGTGGAAGTGACGGCAGCCGGCTGTGTCACCATCATCGGTGAGTCGCCACCCGCCGCCCGCTTCAGACCGGCCGCTTCAGTCTCATCCAGCGGTTCCCTCTTTGTCCAGGTGGGGGCGACACCGCCACGTGCTGCGCCAAGTGGAACACGGAGGACAAGGTCAGCCACGTGAGCACAGGAGGCGGAGCcagtctggagctgctggagggtgaGTGTCCGGCAGGTGGCGCTGCCGACCGTCCTGCTCCTGCCGCTGACTGAAGCCGTGTCCTCGCTGTCTCCCAGGTAAAGTCCTGCCCGGGGTGGACGCCCTCAGCAGCGCCTGAAGGTCCCGCCGGCCGCAGCCGCTGcgagtctgtgtgagtgtgtgtgtgagagagagagatctgcACTGTTGCCGTTCCTACTAAACAAGGCTTCGCCTGGGGTCCTTCACCACACATGTAGCGGTACCAACATGGCAGTTCTCAAGTGGAGTCTCCGCCTTATGTCAACCTGCTGACCCAACTCCACGCAGAGGAAAGAgccgcgtgcgtgtgtgtgtttgtgagagagagagagagtgaatgATGCCTTGTGTTCCGTCGTCCCCAGAACGTTGCTTCAGAGCTGCATTGTCGGTTATCGTGGCGTGTTTGCACCTGTAGTGTTGCGCTGACCCTGCGTCAGTGTGACTCCACCCACTGGTCACATGGTCTGGTCAATAAAGCCGTCTGTGTTACACCCTCTGTAGCACTGCACTGTTCGATAAAAAGTCAACGTGTCATTGCGGATCTCCGCCACTTGGTGTCGCAGTTGAACAGGGGAGACTGTTTCGAGGTCCTACTGTAATAGCAGGCTGGGTGAGTGAAGGCtatggccaccagatggcagcagcGCGTCGCTGACAAACCACCACAAACGTCAACAACAAACAGACTTTTTTATTGGTATTTTTTCCCCACAACAAAGCAAAAGTGGTTCATCGAGCATGACTCTCTGGTGACATCAGTCAGTCGTGTAGATTCACATAGTCGTTTTCTGTCGAGAAGCAGTTCACAGTTGttagagaagaaaaaacataaaacataacaGACGTCATTTTAGTTTGGTACTTGTATGAAGTTCACTGGAATGATGGAGTGGAACAAGCAGTGTATCATACTGATAAGACATCTGGGAATCAAAAGAGCTGCATACATTTAAACGTCAGTGACGGCCACATGAATAAACATATTTACAATCGTTGAAATGGTGAACAGTGGACAGGAATCACGCTTTTGTTTCCCTGTCACTGAAGACCGAATGTGAGACTTTTGTAGCACCTGAATCTGCCTGAACTCAGAGTGTTCTCGAGAGCAGCAGCTGCCGAACACGGTGACGCTAGTGTTGCGTGTCGAAAGCCCAAACCCAGCAGCCACTCGGTGTAAACACTGttagcagctgcagcagttaaTCTCTGGCTGGGAGTCAACAACTGAGCGACCTAATGATCCGACTTCTCTAATCCCACACTGTTTCCAGTCTTCGTCCAGATTACCTGAAATAACCCCGCGCATGAGTCAATGGCAGTCGAACTTGTACGCACTGCTCAAGAAAACCTGATGAAAAGATGctctcctttatttatttattttcaatgcatTGATGGCACCAATAATCCCCAACATTTAcgcatatatatacatatgtatgtatatatatatatatatataaatgaacaaTCTATTAAAAAATAACTGAagtaggaaaagaaaaaaagaagaaatatgttgtttttactGCAAACATTGGCTCAAATCAGGTTTCCAAAATTTAGCaacaaaaatagattttaaaattCAGATTTTATGTCGTGTATTCCTGTTATTTgcataataatattattattattgaatggaGGTAAGCTTTCTGTTTCCACATGTCGGTaatttaaaagtaaatatttgaaGTTTGAATGGAATTTTTGTCATCCTGGGAAATGGTTGTCAGAGTGTGGAACCTGCTTTTCTACCTTCTTCCTGTGTGGCCAGGAACTCTGAGTTCTCATAGTCGCTGTCTGCGAACAAAGCAGAATGAGTGGAGGCGAATCCCTGAAACCAAACGCAGGCCAACTCACCGTCTGACTTCACTTCGTTCTGGTACACGGCGTCCTGTGATCTGACTGTGGGACAGgcacagagaagagtcatgcACGGCTGAGTGGAACGGTACCGTAGTGAGGCAGGAGGAGCCGCACCGTGGCGCCGAATCGTCTCTTTATTCTCGTACTCGTTTGAGACCGAATCCCTGAAAGGAACACTGACAGAACCAGAGTGAGGGAGGAGGTTTGGCGGCTGGAGAGGGAGGTGTCAGACCCGCAGCCAGACTCACATGTAGGTGTCGTCCTTCTCTGACTCGCCTGGCCGAcgaggagctgcagagaaacGGCGTTTCCTCAAAGCTGGTTCGTGAACACAGATCTGCATCATGTTGTTGAGTTTAAAAAGCAACACCCACCTGGGTCTCCTGCTGGCTCCCTGAAAGAGATGCCACTGCTGTGTTTAGCAAAGTGTCATTCAACAGCTTCACTGTCACATGAATCCTTTCCCCAACTCAAACTTGACAGAGCgagagaggcagagagcagCAAGCTGGCTAACGCTAACGGCACCGTGTCCCTCAGGCTGCACAGGAACTGAAGGAACACGGGGCAGAGCTCATGACGCTGCTTCGCCCAACCTGAAGCCACCAAACACTGAGCTCAGCCGGAGGCGCCGTGAGGCCGACTCACTGTCGAGGAAATGATGACGCTCGACGTCACCGGACAGTTTTGGGATTCCAGTTTCCACTTGTCTACGTGAAGATGTGTAGACAGATTAGCTGGGTTCAGTGCGACCATGGATCCAGAGGCTTTGACCTGGGATCCAGAGGTTTCAGTCTTGGATTCAGACTATAACCTTGGATCCAGAGGCTTTGACCTTGGATTCAGAGGCTTTGACCTTGGATCCAGAGGTTTCAGTCTTGGATTCAGACTATAACCTTGGATCCAGAGGCTTTGACCTTGGATTCAGAGGCTTTGACCTTGGATCCAGAGGCTTTGACCTTGGATCCAGAGGCTTTCACCTGGTTTGACCTTGGATCCAGAGGCTTTGACCTTGGATCCAGAGGCTTTGACCTGGTTTGACCTTGGATTCAGAGGCTTTGACCTGGTTTGACCTTGGATCCAGAGGCTTTGACCTGCTTTGCAACCTCCCAGTCACAGGGACATCCAGTCAAGGTCGGAAAGGTGAAAGGGAGGCAGATATGGAGAAGATAGAGCTGAGCTAAAGGCAAAGCTGTCAGACACTCGGACTAGAGCAAGGACTGCACGTGTCTCCTGCAGTTTGAGCTGAGGCTGGGTGTGGACCTCATACGTACCCAGGAGCGGCGGGGCTCATCTGGTTGGCTCTGGTGACTGCAACACCAACATCTCAATGTTGATCGGCTCAGAAGGACCACGGAGAACATGGGTCTCCAACTCACCTGTTTTGGAGCGCACCACGGCGAACCTGCTGCCGCCGCGAGAGCTGTGGAGACAGAGGCGGCGGAAGTGAGGCGCCGGCGGCGTCGGAGCGAGGCTCCCGCGGACGCAGTACTCACAAGACCTGCGGGTTGTAGATCTGCGTCTCTTCGTGGATGATCTCTGAGGGACAGACGTGAGACCAGACTCAGACTCCTGACATTAtgagcagctgtcagtcaaacttACTGGGCTTCCCCCTCCGTCGGCAGCGCAGACACAGCAGCGCGCAGAGGCTCAGCGACGCCAGCGAGGCCAGCGCCAGCACTGCAGCCTGCAGGCTGGGACTCATGCCTGGGACACACACGACACGTCACTGGGCAGCATCGGCTCCAGACCCAGAGCCAAGCGCCCTCTTCACAACATGGTAGTTTTACTATTTTAACATCCGCTCACTGACTCAGAGCAGGTTTCCCAAACGTGACACAAGCACAGAGGTGATTTGAATATGGAGATTTTACAACAAAGATGGCAGAGAAAAGCACACGACCATGCGACGGCATAATCCTTGAAATACTATCTTGAAATATGCttattatgaaaatatattaataCATACATATGAAGGTTAaattaatacataaatacattgaattaacaataaaataatacgTATTTTGGAAATATATTCTGtcatataatttttttaaaaattcccGAAACTTCACAAATGTAAATCCcgaaaaatgaatattttattttttaaattggtgtgatgtgatgtgttttcCATGTGACAGAACTGCCTTCATGTTTTGGGCACTGAAcacttcagtttcagtttcaaaaGCTTGTATTATTTTACCAAGAAAGAAATGGAATATGAGGTATATTTTCCTCTTATTATCATGAaaatgagccttttttttttttactggagcTCGCGGCTTATATAGAATATAGAGCGTCAGAAACCGACCCGGGTCGAAGAGACTGGAAAACTGAGGcactatgaacaaagtggaacaaacaaaacacgTAGCTGggaaaatatttcaagaatatttaaacacaacaaacactgcAGTTTAACTCAAACTCTAATTTTTAAAATCCTATTATTAAAATAACATATTTCTATCATCAGATTAAATGTTGACTTGAAATATACCAGGTGTATAACTATACATTTTTCAACTAAATGATacatcaataaaacaaacatagtGCGCAGCTCCTCCATATGAGAACATTCatattttaacatgtatttAAAGGCTTGAAAACAAGACGTATGAGAAGAACTGTTGACGGTACGGCTGTATGTATTTCCTGCTTCACGAATTCAAGCCCAGCGCCAGCGGTGAGGCTGGTGCGAGGTGAGACTCGCCTGTGTCTCCGGTCGCGGTCCTGCCTTCCACCGTCTGCTGTGGCTGCCCACCGTGCGCAGGCCCATGGAGCTgctgaggagagaggagctggGATCAGGCTTCTGAGCCCAACACGTCCGACTCTTACAGTGCGCAGCTTCTCTGGTTACTTCTTCACGTAACCCAGACCTCGTCTTCACACCCACACCGTGCGGTCGCGCTACCTGTCTCGTGTTCCTGTCAGCAACGGCCAACAGGATGTGGCCTCGGCTTCCACGCCTTCAGACCTGCATCTGTGAGAGCAGCACGTGGACGGCTCTCTTCCTGGTGCAGGGGTTACAGTATATCACCAGAGCAGCGGAGGAGAGGCGCCGCTCCGTCCCCCTGCCTGGACCAGCAACCTCCCGTGACGGCGCTAACCACGCGTGAAGCTCCGAGATCCTCCAGCCAGACTCAAGTGCAGCCGCGCGTCTAAAGGCCGACCACCTTCTGACCTTCTGACCCCAAACCAGCGGCGCAGAGAATCACACGGCGGATGGAAGATGGCTGCGTTACCTGTGGAGATCCTCCTTCAGAAGCCGTCCTCAAATGAAGTCTTCAGCAGCAGAGGCAGCTTCCTCTTTCTGCATCTGGCCACATCCGCTCAGCTCGAGACAAATCAAAACAGGTCCTCATTTGGAGTGACACACTTGTGCCGTCACATGAGTCACAGTGGCAGTGGCACTGAAACGCCCCCGAGGAAAACCACGGAGGCAGCAGGGCTGGGGAGTTCCACGCCTGTCTCCTCCCAGCTTCCAGTTCAGTCCAGCAGCAGCCTGGCGTAGCATGAGCCCAGCAGCCCCCTCGCTGTGTTCAGGGGCTGAAAGTACCCTGGCGTCCATGATGCCTTCACACATGCCACTGGGTCTGAGTGGACGCAGCTCCGTTGTCACAGTGATGCAGGAGCACGCGTGAAGGCATCAGGTCGGGTCCGAGCCAAGGGCCACGTTGTGAGGGTCACCCCAAACCCCCTCAAGCTTCTAATGcttatgaatttatttatttcttttttgtaattcaaaacattttttcagttcaaacttttttttttccagacacaAAACCTAAAGTTCTGATTCCCATGAAGGATATTTAacgttttttcattttaaaaagtttatatatatagatatatatatctatatatatatatctatagatatatatatatagatatatatatctatatatatcaaccttttttttcccaaaactaCAACTatattctattctgattcttatGAAGTATATGTAACGTTCTTTTCATattaaagctttttttaaatttcatacatacattatatatatacacacacatatatatgtatatatacacacacacatatatatatatacataaatattttttttcctgtcagatACGAAGTGTGtttcaatatttgtttatttttcagtttaaaaCCATTATCGGGTTCAGCCAAACCATGTGACCCAGATTCAGCGCCGCAGTCCTGATGTGACTGGGGTAGATGCACCAGTTGTGTAGCAAGCGAGTCTTCCCCCGTCAGTGACATGACTCGCCCTGAGagcctttggctcagctctcaaCACGTCCTGGAGCCACACATCACCCGAGCCATTGTGGATGAGGGACCAACGTGTGATTTGAAGCGAGTTTCTCCTTCATGTTTCAGGTTGCAGAAGTGAAACGCGACTGGCATCAGGCCCGAGACCCTGCAAAACACCAGTGTCACTGCTGAACCTTGTTTACAGCGTGGTCTCTCTGGAGTCTGGCATGGGAACGTCACGGGACTCGTGAGACTCGATTGGACTCACGGACGCGCGTGAGCAGCTCGTGTTCGCGCAGCGGTGGTTTGACGTGATGACGTCGACGCACGTGACGGCGCGCTCGGACGCGGCTCTCAACATATGGATGAGCGTTTGACCGCGTTAATCTGACGGACTAAAATAATCCCACAGCCCTCAGGTGGCCAGGCCCCGCCCTCTTCCGTTCGCTGTTGATGTTTCGCTGTCGCGCGCCGTGGCTCGTGCCGTCGCTCGGGGATTAGCGCGCGCATGCAGCAGAATGGCTCGAGCGGCTCGGACGGTTcagacggcggcggcggcggcagggaGCGGCAGCCGCGGTCCTTCAGCCCGCTGCCCGCCGCTACGACGAGGGTGCGACGCTTCATCCAGGAGCGGCGGACGCTGCCGCTTCCGCGGGTGATGGTGGTGTTCTCGGCCGCCGGAGACACCGAGAAAGCGAGCGATGCCATGTCCGGCTCGGACTCTGCGGAGGACCAGCTCCGGAAGACCGTCTCCCCGGCGGCAgcggccgcggcggcggcggcgaccaCCAGCAGCCTGGCCGTCAGCAAGCCGCTGCTCAGCTGCGCGCAGGAGGTAGGCCCCGCTCCGCGACCGGCTGCCGCGGCGCAGGATGACAGCGGCTGCGCCCAAACTGGGTCGAAGCGAGGCTGCCGTCAAACACGCATCAGGAGGGAAAGTCGAACAAGTCCCTTCCACTGTAACTCCACTGTTAAGCCAGGAGTTGCCAGCTCGGATCTGATTGGCCGATGAGGGTCACGTGGCCGCGCGGACTGTTTATATATCCAAGTATGGCGTGTTAATCTCCTCAATATGACATTCGAGTACAAATTCGAAGGCaaactatttaaaataataCTGTATCAAAACCCTATTTTTTCAGCTACAGATttggtatttttgtttttttatttaaaaatcggATCTGTATCGTTGAACTCACTGTGACACCTATACtgaatatatacacacacacatatatatatgtgtatcaAATAGTGTACGTGTCCCAGTATTGACCAATGAATGAGTATACTGTTCACTATCGTGGGCACTGATTGGCTGAAGCACCGAGCATGTGGTTGAATGTATAAAAACATGTTAAACATTTATGAAAATATCAAACGTATGGTTGTACCACTCAACCTTTCTCAGTCTTCTCTGAGAAGTAGCTGCTGTCATCAAGGCAAAACTTGCCGTTCAGACCTTGTCTGACGTTTTCCACTCCGACTTGTTGCCTGTTTCTCTCCCGTCCAGTTTCCGGAGGTCATCTCTCTGAACGTCGGCGGCACCTACTTCACCACGCGCCTCTCCACGCTGCGCAGATACGAGGACACCATGTTGGCCGCCATGTTCAGCGGGCGCCATTACATTCCTCGTGATGCCGACGGACGCTACTTCATCGATCGAGACGGGGCGTATTTTGGGTGAGTGGCCTCAGAGAGTCAGACCTGTGAGTTTAGTATTTCAAGTTACTCTTTTCTTTGGCTTCAAGTTCAAATCTGCTATTGTGACGTCTCTGTTCGAGAGGTTTTCAGTGGCTCTCATGTACTCTTGAGTGCAACACTAAATGCATACGAATGAGTTCCCACTAGCTGCGCCTCGTCTGCTCTCCACTGTGGTTAGTGAGAGAGATCCGAATTAGATTTGGAGTCCGCATttagtgaaacaaacaaaatggccTCCGAGGACGGCCAAATGTTCCGCGCTCGCTCCGCCACTAACTACTTCAGTGGAAACTGAAGACGTGCCGCTGTGAAGGCAGGACACCCGTCCACAAGCGCAGCCTGTGAAACCACAAGGAGGGGCCGCACAGACGTGCTGAGAAACCCTTCCGAGTGGACTGGAAGGGTTTAGAGCCCCACCTCTGAGGCGCATGGTTCATGTGTTGGCAAGTGGACTTAAAAGACACgcaaatcataataataatagaacagGAATGCAcaatttcctcaggggccacatgatGTTCTGGAGCTGTTATGAGGGGCCTTCAaacctgaagacaaaaaaatgaaatgcagtCAAATACAGGTATCGAAAGGTGAGATCACGCAGTCAAATCAATTGAAATTAATTATGATTATTTAATACTTTTTTATGATGTATCTATTTTATATGGGTTTTCTCTCAGGATTCTCTTGATAACTTCTCAATATCTGAACATTacagtttatttttaagttGCAAATGTCTCTGTTAAGAAGAATTATGATTGGAAGCCACATTAttacaaaacatatatattttttatttttaatgaacaatACATTCTCACTGCAAGCTCAGTGATTAAAAGCATACCATGACTTGGTAAACTCATGATACGATTCGCAGATGAAATGGGGGAAAAATATGTGTTACACGTGACATTTAGATTTGCGATAACTCCTTTTTAAACAACAGCAGGGTTTTAGTAGCGTCCGACTGGCTGAGAGCTTCAGTCACTCTGGGAACCCTCCATCACGAAGTCAAGCTTCATGCTCGTGAGCAGGAGCCAGACATGGAAACAACCTGCTGCACACTCAAAGGTCAGacccacttcctgttctgaGACTCGCAAACCTTAAAGGTGTCGCTTGGCTGGTGGGAACAAGGAAGTTCAGATCCCCGATGAGAAAGTTGACTCTGCGGTTCCTTTGATGTGGATTGATTTGAAGGGTCAGAGTACCTCGGTTGAGTGTTCACATGGCCCCAATACGGACCCCAAACTGTACCTTGAGCTGCTCACCACCGAGATCTCTGTGGTCATAATGAGACTTGATGAACGTGAAGGTGTCATTAGAAATGACACCAGGCAAGTGTCACATCCTGACTGCATGTGTGAAGACTATCAAGAGGCAGAGCCGTCTCTTTGTGTTGACCTTTGAAGTTCGTCTCCCGCTTCAGCTTATTTACTTGTGACGCTTCACTTTTGACTTGTCAACACAACATTCTTCGTCCATGTTTCCCATCTGGCGAGTGTCGCTGGTTTGATGGAGCCACTCTCAGCTGTGTCGAAGTACTTTCAGAACCAAAGCAAACCCAAGAACAGGAAGCAGTGCAGACTCGTGCTAGTCCTGCTGCGACGGACGTCTCACTGGTGGTGCCGTGCTTTCTGTCCGTTCTAATGCCGCCAAGATCGTGCGGCGAACGCAAGTCCAAGGTGTCGACTCGGCCTCCCAATCCAATTCATTATCTGATCAAGTGTCGGGGAAACAGGTCGGATGACGGTGGATTTAAAGGAATTAAAAAATGTGCTGCCAAAGAGTCGATGGCTCCGACTCGGTGGCTGAGGTGGCGAGCGCGAGGTGAGGCTTAGCTCGCCTCAGTCAGTTGGAATATACACCTCAAACTGTACATGATGTATTTCAACGATTTTATACACAACACTCCGTGACAGGACTGTGTGGCTCAACAACCCTGCGCCAGGTTGAGACTCCTTTGTGCATGACTCGCTGCAATAGACCCGGGTTTAGTCCCAAATCGAGATTCACAGTAAACTTTGGTTCGGGATACTTCAGTCAATTTAGGCCAGTTTGGCTTGAATATAGGAGAGAAGCCGTTTAACTTGTCAAGTTATTAAAAACACTAATGTTTAGACTCTGGTTCGCCTTGACTCCAAGCAGCGATCAATCCTGGCGCTCCTTAACGTAGCGTCTACTGCCACCCAGTGGTGGAAATTATGCGCgtcttgttttctgtttattcAACTATCTTTAATAATAATCAAGACGCCATTGCACTTTCATTTGTCCTCTCTCTACGATACTTTTCGGTTTCACAGTGTGTTTTTGCTCATTGGCCCTTTATTTCCAACCAAAAACCCTGACATTAGGAGAAATAACATTCCTTTTTCACTTCAACTTTTTGTGCAGATA is a window from the Synchiropus splendidus isolate RoL2022-P1 chromosome 17, RoL_Sspl_1.0, whole genome shotgun sequence genome containing:
- the si:dkey-183i3.6 gene encoding LAT2 domain-containing protein isoform X6 translates to MSPSLQAAVLALASLASLSLCALLCLRCRRRGKPKIIHEETQIYNPQVFSRGGSRFAVVRSKTVTRANQMSPAAPGSGISFREPAGDPAPRRPGESEKDDTYIVPFRDSVSNEYENKETIRRHVRSQDAVYQNEVKSDDSDYENSEFLATQEEENDYVNLHD
- the si:dkey-183i3.6 gene encoding LAT2 domain-containing protein isoform X2, which produces MSPSLQAAVLALASLASLSLCALLCLRCRRRGKPKIIHEETQIYNPQVFSRGGSRFAVVRSKTVTRANQMSPAAPGSGISFREPAGDPAPRRPGESEKDDTYIVPFRDSVSNEYENKETIRRHVRSQDAVYQNEVKSDGELACVWFQGFASTHSALFADSDYENSEFLATQEEGRKAGSTL
- the pgk1 gene encoding phosphoglycerate kinase 1: MSLSNKLTLDKVDVKGKRVIMRVDFNVPMKDKHITNNQRIKAAVPSIQHCLDHGAKSVVLMSHLGRPDGNFMPEKFSLEPVAAELRALLDRDVAFLRDCVGAEVEAACADPVPGSVILLENLRFHVAEEGKGKDAAGNKTKATQEQVDSFRASLSKLGDVYINDAFGTAHRAHSSMVGVNLPQKAAGFLMKKELDYFAMALEKPQRPFLAILGGAKVKDKIQLINNMLDKVDEMIIGGGMAFTFLKVLNNMEIGTSLFDEEGAGIVKDLMAKAQKNGVKITLPVDFVTADKFDEKAATGAATVAAGIPAGWMGLDCGPESSKAYAEAVARAKQIVWNGPVGVFEWDNFAKGTKNLMDKVVEVTAAGCVTIIGGGDTATCCAKWNTEDKVSHVSTGGGASLELLEGKVLPGVDALSSA
- the si:dkey-183i3.6 gene encoding LAT2 domain-containing protein isoform X1 produces the protein MSPSLQAAVLALASLASLSLCALLCLRCRRRGKPKIIHEETQIYNPQVFSRGGSRFAVVRSKTVTRANQMSPAAPGSGISFREPAGDPAPRRPGESEKDDTYIVPFRDSVSNEYENKETIRRHVRSQDAVYQNEVKSDGELACVWFQGFASTHSALFADSDYENSEFLATQEEENDYVNLHD
- the si:dkey-183i3.6 gene encoding LAT2 domain-containing protein isoform X5 translates to MSPSLQAAVLALASLASLSLCALLCLRCRRRGKPKIIHEETQIYNPQVFSRGGSRFAVVRSKTVTRANQMSPAAPGEPAGDPAPRRPGESEKDDTYMDSVSNEYENKETIRRHVRSQDAVYQNEVKSDGELACVWFQGFASTHSALFADSDYENSEFLATQEEENDYVNLHD
- the si:dkey-183i3.6 gene encoding LAT2 domain-containing protein isoform X4, whose protein sequence is MSPSLQAAVLALASLASLSLCALLCLRCRRRGKPKIIHEETQIYNPQVFSRGGSRFAVVRSKTVTRANQMSPAAPGEPAGDPAPRRPGESEKDDTYIVPFRDSVSNEYENKETIRRHVRSQDAVYQNEVKSDGELACVWFQGFASTHSALFADSDYENSEFLATQEEENDYVNLHD
- the si:dkey-183i3.6 gene encoding LAT2 domain-containing protein isoform X7 yields the protein MSPSLQAAVLALASLASLSLCALLCLRCRRRGKPKIIHEETQIYNPQVFSRGGSRFAVVRSKTVTRANQMSPAAPGSGISFREPAGDPAPRRPGESEKDDTYMDSVSNEYENKETIRRHVRSQDAVYQNEVKSDDSDYENSEFLATQEEENDYVNLHD
- the si:dkey-183i3.6 gene encoding LAT2 domain-containing protein isoform X3; translation: MSPSLQAAVLALASLASLSLCALLCLRCRRRGKPKIIHEETQIYNPQVFSRGGSRFAVVRSKTVTRANQMSPAAPGSGISFREPAGDPAPRRPGESEKDDTYMDSVSNEYENKETIRRHVRSQDAVYQNEVKSDGELACVWFQGFASTHSALFADSDYENSEFLATQEEENDYVNLHD